The following proteins are co-located in the Seriola aureovittata isolate HTS-2021-v1 ecotype China chromosome 7, ASM2101889v1, whole genome shotgun sequence genome:
- the lsr gene encoding lipolysis-stimulated lipoprotein receptor isoform X2, with protein MFWRLIFAALMATESTVAISVQCPTKRYIVILFQPVTLTCNYQTTATQSPVVTWTYKSYCRDPVQAALNPSSADNILSQNNPNYDPNIECADSQRTVRIVASKQGSGVSLGTEYQGRKISIMNNADLNIAQTAWGDSGVYICSVVSSQDLTGNGQDYTELIVLDWLLVVLVVLGFLLLLMLIGICWCQCCPHTCCCYVSCPCCPDRCCCPRALYEAGKAVKKGLPSQYAPTLYAPSMYAQPAYSGPLMNQPVMPLLPLPNGAGPPPPHNGYSREYDGASSVGHGSQVPLLHDQDGGGDHTRSGYRIQVDPDGNATRAIYYMERELANLDPSRPTNYNRLENMSEVSSLHDSLEPRGRGGRSQPPPLATVYDQDEAMSTISSVSQHGRRRDDHPRRGGGQMGGHVRARSMDNLDDIGRRYDRDNYSPHRRPDEPRGRRGSDDEWSSSARSGYSRDYDDRRRRDYSPDGRRRGEGGAYSGLAGRRSRSRDDLMDLERDRRRGGGARGGRDDYDDSFLREAMERKKMGEQQRARSRERLDSESDRSDRGRAPRGAPPLPLTPPSGYLGRRGDYPPPPPPPYSEDESVSSSKKSNLRKNGAVSRESLVV; from the exons atgttttggagGCTAATATTCGCCGCTTTAATGGCAACAG AGTCCACTGTGGCCATTTCAGTGCAGTGCCCTACGAAGAGGTACATCGTCATCCTCTTCCAGCCTGTCACCCTCACCTGTAACTACCAGACAACCGCGACTCAGTCTCCTGTTGTCACATGGACATACAAATCATATTGCCGGGACCCCGTCCAGGCTGCACTGAATCCCAGCAGCGCAGATAACATCCTGTCTCAGAACAACCCCAACTATGACCCCAACATCGAGTGTGCCGACAGCCAGAGGACGGTGCGCATCGTGGCCTCCAAGCAAGGCAGTGGCGTTTCCCTCGGCACGGAGTACCAGGGCCGCAAGATCAGCATCATGAACA acgCTGATCTGAACATCGCACAGACCGCATGGGGCGACAGTGGCGTCTATATCTGTTCTGTGGTCTCGTCACAAGACCTTACAGGGAACGGCCAAGACTACACAGAGCTTATTGTCCTCG ACTGGCTCCTGGTTGTTTTGGTGGTGTTGGGCttcctgttgctgctgatgctgattgGGATCTGCTGGTGTCAGTGCTGTCCACATACCTGCTGCTGCTACGTCAGCTGCCCCTGCTGTCCAGACCGCTGCTGCTGTCCACGAGCAC TGTATGAGGCGGGAAAAGCAGTGAAGAAAGGTCTGCCCAGTCAATATGCTCCCACCCTCTATGCTCCCAGCATGTATGCTCAGCCTGCATACAGTGGCCCCTTAATGAACCAGCCTGTCATGCCTCTGCTTCCTCTACCCAACGGAGCTGgacccccacctccccacaACGGCTACAGTCGTGAATATGACGGCGCCAGTTCAG TTGGACATGGCTCCCAGGTGCCTTTGCTGCACGACCAAGACGGCGGCGGAGACCACA CTCGCAGTGGGTATCGTATCCAGGTGGACCCTGATGGGAACGCCACACGTGCCATTTACTATATGGAGAGGGAGCTGGCCAATTTGGACCCATCAAGACCTACCAACTACAACCGCT TGGAAAATATGAGTGAAGTCAGCTCCCTGCATGATAGCTTGGAGCCTCGAGGCCGGGGGGGTCGTTCCCAACCTCCACCTTTGGCCACGGTCTATGACCAGGATGAAGCGATGAGCACCATCAGCAGTGTTTCGCAGCACGGCCGCCGTCGTGATGACCACCCACGCCGCGGGGGAGGCCAAATGGGGGGTCATGTACGCGCCCGCTCCATGGACAACCTCGATGATATCGGACGCCGCTACGACCGAGACAACTACTCACCACACCGCCGCCCAGATGAGcccagaggaaggagagg GTCTGATGATGAGTGGAGCAGCAGCGCCCGCAGCGGTTACAGCCGAGACTATGATGACCGCAGGCGTCGAGACTACTCCCCTGACGGTCGTcgaagaggagagggaggagccTACAGTGGCCTCGCAGGGAGACGCAGCCGCAGCCGTGATGATCTGATGGACCTGGAGAGGGATCGCCGACGTGGCGGTGGAGCCAGGGGCGGGCGAGATGATTATGACGACAGCTTCTTGCGAGAGGCtatggagaggaagaagatgggCGAGCAGCAGCGGGCACGCAGCCGGGAGCGCCTGGACAGCGAGAGTGACCGCTCGGATCGGGGGAGGGCACCTCGCGGtgccccccctcttcctctcacccCGCCCTCTGGATACCTGGGTCGCCGTGGTGACTACCCACCTCCTCCGCCACCACCGTACAGTGAAGATGAAAGTGTGTCATCTTCAAAGAAAAGCAACCTCCGCAAG AATGGAGCTGTGAGTCGGGAGAGCCTGGTTGTGTAA
- the LOC130172653 gene encoding uncharacterized protein LOC130172653, translating into MTHPTDDFFCPQQKSSQGLHTQESGDAGFSSNMEHRFSDNYNENALPVADKGSFVIPIPKEELGVCEWPMGGEIVPQPPELEPTPCTNGNLLYMKAPRNPESPSVAGLVQEDNFPPQTRPIAVSENGLQEEAIDTLSRTATVTEGEPGLENCIMDAGGNPVKPKGPSSVPVGVRNGNHPRKRATGNNWKFCFFLALTCIPVSEGFPGAQPAGDQKYQRFICTDKDKCPELINIYGHDDALLYSRDTKAAFPGCSDDSLPALRNCSVCRDQDQIIIICPEDVGKLEVESSGGLMIENIFPVREEQQQQPNNHANTGLSPSCGLVLIVAAALGICNCF; encoded by the exons ATGACCCATCCAACGGATGATTTTTTCTGTCCTCAGCAGAAAA GTAGCCAGGGTCTACACACGCAGGAAAGTGg TGATGCTGGCTTCTCCTCCAACATGGAGCACAGGTTTAGTGAtaattacaatgaaaatgctttaCCTGTAGCAGATAAAGGCAGCTTTGTGATACCCATTCCTAAAGAGGAACTAGGGGTTTGTGAGTGGCCAATGGGAGGAGAGATAGTGCCACAACCGCCAGAGCTTGAACCTACTCCCTGTACAAATGGAAATTTGTTGTACATGAAGGCCCCCAGAAACCCTGAGTCACCGTCTGTAGCTGGTCTGGTTCAAGAAGACAACTTTCCACCACAAACCAGGCCAATAGCCGTGTCAGAGAACGGACTGCAAGAGGAAGCTATCGACACTTTATCCAGAACAGCAACCGTTACGGAAGGAGAGCCGGGATTAGAGAACTGCATCATGGATGCCGGAGGAAACCCAGTGAAACCAAAAGGCCCATCATCGGTTCCCGTGGGTGTTAGGAATGGCAACCACCCCAGGAAAAGAGCTACAGGGAATAACTGGAAAT tTTGCTTTTTCCTGGCACTTACATGTATTCCTGTGTCTGAGGGCTTTCCTG GAGCGCAACCTGCAGGAGACCAAAAGT ACCAGCGCTTTATCTGCACGGACAAGGACAAATGCCCAGAGCTGATCAACATATACGGCCACGATGACGCTCTTCTTTACTCTCGGGACACCAAAGCAGCTTTTCCAGGCTGCTCTGATGATTCTTTACCTGCTCTTAGGAACTGCTCCGTGTGCCGTGACCAGGaccaaatcatcatcatttgccCAGAGGACGTGGGGAAATTAGAGGTGGAATCCAGCGGTGGATTAATGATTGAAAACATCTTCCCTGTCC gtgaagagcagcagcagcagccaaatAATCATGCAAATACTGGCCTGAGTCCCAGCTGTG GTCTCGTTTTGATTGTGGCTGCAGCACTTGGTATTTGCAAC TGCTTCTAA
- the lsr gene encoding lipolysis-stimulated lipoprotein receptor isoform X1 yields the protein MFWRLIFAALMATESTVAISVQCPTKRYIVILFQPVTLTCNYQTTATQSPVVTWTYKSYCRDPVQAALNPSSADNILSQNNPNYDPNIECADSQRTVRIVASKQGSGVSLGTEYQGRKISIMNNADLNIAQTAWGDSGVYICSVVSSQDLTGNGQDYTELIVLERKSNTTDLLPGIDLLVMEDWLLVVLVVLGFLLLLMLIGICWCQCCPHTCCCYVSCPCCPDRCCCPRALYEAGKAVKKGLPSQYAPTLYAPSMYAQPAYSGPLMNQPVMPLLPLPNGAGPPPPHNGYSREYDGASSVGHGSQVPLLHDQDGGGDHTRSGYRIQVDPDGNATRAIYYMERELANLDPSRPTNYNRLENMSEVSSLHDSLEPRGRGGRSQPPPLATVYDQDEAMSTISSVSQHGRRRDDHPRRGGGQMGGHVRARSMDNLDDIGRRYDRDNYSPHRRPDEPRGRRGSDDEWSSSARSGYSRDYDDRRRRDYSPDGRRRGEGGAYSGLAGRRSRSRDDLMDLERDRRRGGGARGGRDDYDDSFLREAMERKKMGEQQRARSRERLDSESDRSDRGRAPRGAPPLPLTPPSGYLGRRGDYPPPPPPPYSEDESVSSSKKSNLRKNGAVSRESLVV from the exons atgttttggagGCTAATATTCGCCGCTTTAATGGCAACAG AGTCCACTGTGGCCATTTCAGTGCAGTGCCCTACGAAGAGGTACATCGTCATCCTCTTCCAGCCTGTCACCCTCACCTGTAACTACCAGACAACCGCGACTCAGTCTCCTGTTGTCACATGGACATACAAATCATATTGCCGGGACCCCGTCCAGGCTGCACTGAATCCCAGCAGCGCAGATAACATCCTGTCTCAGAACAACCCCAACTATGACCCCAACATCGAGTGTGCCGACAGCCAGAGGACGGTGCGCATCGTGGCCTCCAAGCAAGGCAGTGGCGTTTCCCTCGGCACGGAGTACCAGGGCCGCAAGATCAGCATCATGAACA acgCTGATCTGAACATCGCACAGACCGCATGGGGCGACAGTGGCGTCTATATCTGTTCTGTGGTCTCGTCACAAGACCTTACAGGGAACGGCCAAGACTACACAGAGCTTATTGTCCTCG agagaaagtcaAATACTACTGACCTCCTGCCTGGCATTGACTTACTGGTCATGGAAG ACTGGCTCCTGGTTGTTTTGGTGGTGTTGGGCttcctgttgctgctgatgctgattgGGATCTGCTGGTGTCAGTGCTGTCCACATACCTGCTGCTGCTACGTCAGCTGCCCCTGCTGTCCAGACCGCTGCTGCTGTCCACGAGCAC TGTATGAGGCGGGAAAAGCAGTGAAGAAAGGTCTGCCCAGTCAATATGCTCCCACCCTCTATGCTCCCAGCATGTATGCTCAGCCTGCATACAGTGGCCCCTTAATGAACCAGCCTGTCATGCCTCTGCTTCCTCTACCCAACGGAGCTGgacccccacctccccacaACGGCTACAGTCGTGAATATGACGGCGCCAGTTCAG TTGGACATGGCTCCCAGGTGCCTTTGCTGCACGACCAAGACGGCGGCGGAGACCACA CTCGCAGTGGGTATCGTATCCAGGTGGACCCTGATGGGAACGCCACACGTGCCATTTACTATATGGAGAGGGAGCTGGCCAATTTGGACCCATCAAGACCTACCAACTACAACCGCT TGGAAAATATGAGTGAAGTCAGCTCCCTGCATGATAGCTTGGAGCCTCGAGGCCGGGGGGGTCGTTCCCAACCTCCACCTTTGGCCACGGTCTATGACCAGGATGAAGCGATGAGCACCATCAGCAGTGTTTCGCAGCACGGCCGCCGTCGTGATGACCACCCACGCCGCGGGGGAGGCCAAATGGGGGGTCATGTACGCGCCCGCTCCATGGACAACCTCGATGATATCGGACGCCGCTACGACCGAGACAACTACTCACCACACCGCCGCCCAGATGAGcccagaggaaggagagg GTCTGATGATGAGTGGAGCAGCAGCGCCCGCAGCGGTTACAGCCGAGACTATGATGACCGCAGGCGTCGAGACTACTCCCCTGACGGTCGTcgaagaggagagggaggagccTACAGTGGCCTCGCAGGGAGACGCAGCCGCAGCCGTGATGATCTGATGGACCTGGAGAGGGATCGCCGACGTGGCGGTGGAGCCAGGGGCGGGCGAGATGATTATGACGACAGCTTCTTGCGAGAGGCtatggagaggaagaagatgggCGAGCAGCAGCGGGCACGCAGCCGGGAGCGCCTGGACAGCGAGAGTGACCGCTCGGATCGGGGGAGGGCACCTCGCGGtgccccccctcttcctctcacccCGCCCTCTGGATACCTGGGTCGCCGTGGTGACTACCCACCTCCTCCGCCACCACCGTACAGTGAAGATGAAAGTGTGTCATCTTCAAAGAAAAGCAACCTCCGCAAG AATGGAGCTGTGAGTCGGGAGAGCCTGGTTGTGTAA